The following are encoded in a window of Drosophila simulans strain w501 chromosome 3L, Prin_Dsim_3.1, whole genome shotgun sequence genomic DNA:
- the LOC6736241 gene encoding uncharacterized protein LOC6736241 isoform X2 codes for MYSDNAHENSNGSHRIRNVLTLEERVAAIRQYDIVPMYSKIARNFNCSWEQIKSIVSNREAILEFHKATNRLSQPANKEAELRRRKLNFLGHCLYEYIQRAQFYLHSDVNEEMIRNRAIEFRDLMRIEGFVPNKPWINHFKAAYNITLSNRQITIVRRPPRSMDLRDIMSYCGRHTSMSCSLAPRSPEPTLTSSDRPLYRTKTLVTTSSQNQATSDEVHLRRKRKLAFLEKCVYEYIQRSQLVRQGRLDLDNLRFVAISLRDILKIDSFFPDKVWLKHFKSRYNFNFTVGVQVTNRRLPLSLDLRDIVSYCGRNEHKITLDHKKTQEELSQSNKTDLDQFPQVEPKPEESEHEEDDDCVAIEVPPELIEIKDDEDEHNEDLPERATKRKSEENGGPMPCGLKIQKIQSLNEALPEENAELLPANSPGHYSETSDEANLPRCVESYKDALRLLKPLEEFVLMEENYRAIGLLTQLEKIFESAAKKSEEMDKSIE; via the exons ATGTACTCTGAC AACGCCCATGAAAACTCGAATGGATCGCATCGTATCCGGAACGTGCTGACTCTGGAGGAGCGCGTGGCTGCCATCCGACAGTACGACATTGTGCCCATGTACAGTAAGATTGCGAGGAACTTCAACTGCAGCTGGGAGCAAATCAAGAGCATAGTGTCCAATCGGGAAGCCATCCTGGAGTTCCACAAGGCCACCAATCGGCTGAGCCAGCCGGCCAATAAGGAAGCCGAGCTGCGCCGGCGCAAGCTGAACTTTCTGGGCCACTGCCTGTATGAGTATATCCAGAGGGCCCAGTTTTACCTCCACAGCGATGTGAACGAGGAGATGATCCGCAACCGTGCCATCGAGTTCCGGGACCTCATGCGAATCGAAGGTTTCGTGCCGAACAAACCGTGGATCAATCACTTCAAGGCCGCCTATAACATAACCCTGTCGAATCGTCAGATCACGATAGTCCGCCGACCACCGCGATCTATGGACTTGAGGGACATAATGTCGTACTGTGGACGACACACCTCGATGTCTTGCAGCTTAGCGCCCAGATCGCCGGAACCTACTCTCACTAGCAGTGATCGACCTCTTTATCGCACCAAGACATTGGTCACCACCTCAAGCCAAAATCAAGCCACCTCGGATGAAGTGCACCTGCGTAGAAAGCGAAAGTTAGCGTTCCTGGAGAAGTGCGTTTATGAGTATATCCAGCGATCACAGTTGGTTCGCCAGGGTCGTCTTGACCTAGACAATTTGCGCTTTGTGGCCATTAGTTTGAGGGACATCCTCAAGATCGACTCCTTCTTTCCCGACAAAGTTTGGTTGAAGCACTTTAAGAGTCGCTATAACTTTAATTTCACGGTGGGAGTTCAGGTGACGAACCGCCGCTTGCCGCTTTCCCTGGACCTACGAGATATAGTCAGTTATTGCGGCCGGAATGAACACAAGATCACTCTGGACCACAAGAAAACGCAGGAAGAACTGAGCCAGAGCAACAAGACAGACTTGGACCAATTCCCACAGGTGGAACCAAAACCCGAAGAATCTGAGCACGAAGAAGACGATGATTGCGTGGCCATTGAAGTGCCACCTGAGCTAATAGAAATAAaggatgatgaggatgagcATAATGAGGATTTGCCAGAAAGGGCTACTAAACGAAAATCAGAAGAGAACGGCGGCCCAATGCCCTGTGGCTTGAAGATTCAGAAGATTCAATCGCTCAATGAGGCATTGCCTGAGGAGAATGCGGAACTACTGCCAGCCAATAGTCCCGGTCATTATTCAGAGACCAGCGATGAGGCAAATCTGCCGCGCTGCGTAGAGAGCTACAAGGACGCACTGCGTCTACTGAAGCCCCTGGAGGAATTCGTCCTAATGGAGGAGAACTATCGAGCCATTGGCCTGCTCAcgcagctggagaagatctTTGAGTCAGCTGCGAAAAAGAGCGAGGAAATGGACAAATCCATAGAATAA
- the LOC6736241 gene encoding uncharacterized protein LOC6736241 isoform X1 gives MNDISHTDNLSSQGYAPSASITYNAHENSNGSHRIRNVLTLEERVAAIRQYDIVPMYSKIARNFNCSWEQIKSIVSNREAILEFHKATNRLSQPANKEAELRRRKLNFLGHCLYEYIQRAQFYLHSDVNEEMIRNRAIEFRDLMRIEGFVPNKPWINHFKAAYNITLSNRQITIVRRPPRSMDLRDIMSYCGRHTSMSCSLAPRSPEPTLTSSDRPLYRTKTLVTTSSQNQATSDEVHLRRKRKLAFLEKCVYEYIQRSQLVRQGRLDLDNLRFVAISLRDILKIDSFFPDKVWLKHFKSRYNFNFTVGVQVTNRRLPLSLDLRDIVSYCGRNEHKITLDHKKTQEELSQSNKTDLDQFPQVEPKPEESEHEEDDDCVAIEVPPELIEIKDDEDEHNEDLPERATKRKSEENGGPMPCGLKIQKIQSLNEALPEENAELLPANSPGHYSETSDEANLPRCVESYKDALRLLKPLEEFVLMEENYRAIGLLTQLEKIFESAAKKSEEMDKSIE, from the exons atgaatgaTATATCGCATACAGATAATTTGAGTTCCCAAGGCTATGCACCCTCAGCATCAATAACATAT AACGCCCATGAAAACTCGAATGGATCGCATCGTATCCGGAACGTGCTGACTCTGGAGGAGCGCGTGGCTGCCATCCGACAGTACGACATTGTGCCCATGTACAGTAAGATTGCGAGGAACTTCAACTGCAGCTGGGAGCAAATCAAGAGCATAGTGTCCAATCGGGAAGCCATCCTGGAGTTCCACAAGGCCACCAATCGGCTGAGCCAGCCGGCCAATAAGGAAGCCGAGCTGCGCCGGCGCAAGCTGAACTTTCTGGGCCACTGCCTGTATGAGTATATCCAGAGGGCCCAGTTTTACCTCCACAGCGATGTGAACGAGGAGATGATCCGCAACCGTGCCATCGAGTTCCGGGACCTCATGCGAATCGAAGGTTTCGTGCCGAACAAACCGTGGATCAATCACTTCAAGGCCGCCTATAACATAACCCTGTCGAATCGTCAGATCACGATAGTCCGCCGACCACCGCGATCTATGGACTTGAGGGACATAATGTCGTACTGTGGACGACACACCTCGATGTCTTGCAGCTTAGCGCCCAGATCGCCGGAACCTACTCTCACTAGCAGTGATCGACCTCTTTATCGCACCAAGACATTGGTCACCACCTCAAGCCAAAATCAAGCCACCTCGGATGAAGTGCACCTGCGTAGAAAGCGAAAGTTAGCGTTCCTGGAGAAGTGCGTTTATGAGTATATCCAGCGATCACAGTTGGTTCGCCAGGGTCGTCTTGACCTAGACAATTTGCGCTTTGTGGCCATTAGTTTGAGGGACATCCTCAAGATCGACTCCTTCTTTCCCGACAAAGTTTGGTTGAAGCACTTTAAGAGTCGCTATAACTTTAATTTCACGGTGGGAGTTCAGGTGACGAACCGCCGCTTGCCGCTTTCCCTGGACCTACGAGATATAGTCAGTTATTGCGGCCGGAATGAACACAAGATCACTCTGGACCACAAGAAAACGCAGGAAGAACTGAGCCAGAGCAACAAGACAGACTTGGACCAATTCCCACAGGTGGAACCAAAACCCGAAGAATCTGAGCACGAAGAAGACGATGATTGCGTGGCCATTGAAGTGCCACCTGAGCTAATAGAAATAAaggatgatgaggatgagcATAATGAGGATTTGCCAGAAAGGGCTACTAAACGAAAATCAGAAGAGAACGGCGGCCCAATGCCCTGTGGCTTGAAGATTCAGAAGATTCAATCGCTCAATGAGGCATTGCCTGAGGAGAATGCGGAACTACTGCCAGCCAATAGTCCCGGTCATTATTCAGAGACCAGCGATGAGGCAAATCTGCCGCGCTGCGTAGAGAGCTACAAGGACGCACTGCGTCTACTGAAGCCCCTGGAGGAATTCGTCCTAATGGAGGAGAACTATCGAGCCATTGGCCTGCTCAcgcagctggagaagatctTTGAGTCAGCTGCGAAAAAGAGCGAGGAAATGGACAAATCCATAGAATAA
- the LOC6736242 gene encoding uncharacterized protein LOC6736242 isoform X1, with amino-acid sequence MPQMGNTNAVSKKYCGSLSFVNVMENKSILPDNLQSRVFALGPAPPGFRPPDAAAFVTAESNLSNAIRYLKDAHGELDQLRAVIQREGNNSKRTSYKAQSMTLAIQVIRFKGLVAKYRDILIDLQDAEIFKVKQYLEQMEEMLSKVNIRLASMRTKIQAKTDPTQREFHVESSFHLVQKQHKTKGLCERWRDRLDQLTKARMDKTEQLTENRKLINKPEKILYAETYKCKEPINSKQSGLIKMGCKRCAYLRKVTKNRPTKLCKVCKKWADDEKAKAAGNKKTNKTPEMAKSKKLEVRVRTDSASEEAIIKIEIEHGGFTDEEEVRSLEMETSSKDEIKETSQLNPCIVAVKSHATAVAVKEENETSQDEVDHKVVASLQNSLKSIDSKNMALAYLKVLQEYAMLNDNYRAIGLLTEVEKSVVNPPQNEDFDL; translated from the exons ATGCCTCAGATGGGCAATACCAATGCGGTCTCCAAAAAATATTGTGGAAGTCTAAGTTTTGTTAATGttatggaaaataaatccATTTTACCGGACAACCTGCAGTCCCGGGTATTTGCACTGGGTCCTGCCCCGCCAGGATTTCGACCCCCGGACGCTGCCGCCTTTGTCACAGCGGAGTCAAATCTTAGTAATGCCATCCGCTACCTTAAAGATGCCCATGGCGAGCTCGATCAGTTGCGCGCCGTCATCCAGAGGGAGGGGAATAACTCGAAGCGTACGTCCTACAAGGCGCAGTCCATGACGCTTGCCATTCAAGTGATACGTTTCAAAGGACTTGTCGCTAAGTACAGGGACATTCTGATTGACCTGCAGGATGCCGAAATCTTCAAGGTCAAGCAGTACTTAGAGCAAATGGAGGAGATGCTCTCCAAGGTTAACATCCGTCTGGCCTCCATGAGGACCAAAATCCAGGCGAAGACCGATCCCACACAACGCGAGTTTCATGTGGAAAGCTCCTTCCACCTGGTACAGAAACAGCACAAGACCAAGGGACTCTGCGAGCGGTGGCGGGATCGCCTGGACCAGCTGACGAAGGCCAGGATGGACAAAACTGAGCAACTTACTGAGAATCGAAAGCTGATCAAT AAAcctgaaaaaatattatatgcaGAAACATACAAGTGTAAGGAACCTATAAACTCG AAACAAAGCGGTCTAATTAAAATGGGATGTAAGAGGTGTGCATACCTAAGAAAGGTGACTAAGAATCGTCCAACAAAACTTTGTAAAGTGTGTAAAAAATGGGCTGATGATGAAAAGGCAAAAGCggcaggaaacaaaaaaaccaacaaaacgCCAGAAATG GCGAAGTCGAAGAAATTAGAAGTACGCGTGCGTACGGATTCTGCTTCAGAAGAAGCTATAATTAAAATAGAGATAGAG CATGGTGGATTTACCGATGAAGAGGAAGTTAGGtcattggaaatggaaacgagCTCAAAAGATGAGATTAAGGAG ACTTCCCAGTTAAATCCCTGCATCGTTGCTGTTAAATCTCACGCAACGGCAGTTGCAGTTAAG GAGGAAAATGAGACTAGTCAAGACGAGGTGGACCACAAAGTAGTCGCTTCCTTACAAAATTCGCTGAAATCCATCGACAGTAAAAATATGGCCTTGGCCTACTTGAAGGTCTTACAGGAGTACGCCATGTTAAATGACAACTATCGCGCCATTGGACTACTCACTGAAGTTGAAAAATCAGTCGTAAATCCGCCTCAGAACGAGGATTTCGATCTATGA
- the LOC6736242 gene encoding uncharacterized protein LOC6736242 isoform X2, whose amino-acid sequence MPQMGNTNAVSKKYCGSLSFVNVMENKSILPDNLQSRVFALGPAPPGFRPPDAAAFVTAESNLSNAIRYLKDAHGELDQLRAVIQREGNNSKRTSYKAQSMTLAIQVIRFKGLVAKYRDILIDLQDAEIFKVKQYLEQMEEMLSKVNIRLASMRTKIQAKTDPTQREFHVESSFHLVQKQHKTKGLCERWRDRLDQLTKARMDKTEQLTENRKLINKHTSVRNL is encoded by the exons ATGCCTCAGATGGGCAATACCAATGCGGTCTCCAAAAAATATTGTGGAAGTCTAAGTTTTGTTAATGttatggaaaataaatccATTTTACCGGACAACCTGCAGTCCCGGGTATTTGCACTGGGTCCTGCCCCGCCAGGATTTCGACCCCCGGACGCTGCCGCCTTTGTCACAGCGGAGTCAAATCTTAGTAATGCCATCCGCTACCTTAAAGATGCCCATGGCGAGCTCGATCAGTTGCGCGCCGTCATCCAGAGGGAGGGGAATAACTCGAAGCGTACGTCCTACAAGGCGCAGTCCATGACGCTTGCCATTCAAGTGATACGTTTCAAAGGACTTGTCGCTAAGTACAGGGACATTCTGATTGACCTGCAGGATGCCGAAATCTTCAAGGTCAAGCAGTACTTAGAGCAAATGGAGGAGATGCTCTCCAAGGTTAACATCCGTCTGGCCTCCATGAGGACCAAAATCCAGGCGAAGACCGATCCCACACAACGCGAGTTTCATGTGGAAAGCTCCTTCCACCTGGTACAGAAACAGCACAAGACCAAGGGACTCTGCGAGCGGTGGCGGGATCGCCTGGACCAGCTGACGAAGGCCAGGATGGACAAAACTGAGCAACTTACTGAGAATCGAAAGCTGATCAAT AAACATACAAGTGTAAGGAACCTATAA
- the LOC6736243 gene encoding uncharacterized protein LOC6736243 isoform X1, translated as MDTKSYERKWCTSNTRLLLSLYNERQADFRDPKKKIKDIWGEMVVALESRGMTDIDAIQLDRKFRNLKKTYYSIRSKLLAKVPHFHPDWQFYDEMSEILKDEPVPPPKELSISNYDAVVSVGTGIQKGRMLSMGTTVSTVIPRQIRTYRKRKQPLDDVDIKIQKDYEVPTDLQRDVDHFAVINAAEPNTNDSSESADEISISNADEAMRHLRALQEYAMIHDNFRAIGLLIQAEHAIQYPAQIKDFEVDQT; from the exons ATGGATACAAAGT CTTACGAAAGGAAGTGGTGTACATCCAACACCCGACTTTTACTGTCCCTTTACAATGAACGCCAAGCTGATTTTCGGGATCCGAAAAAAAAGATCAAGGACATTTGGGGGGAAATGGTCGTTGCCCTTGAAAGCCGGGGAATGACAGATATCGATGCCATTCAGCTGGATCGAAAATTTAGGAACCTGAAGAAGACCTACTACAGCATAAGGAGCAAGCTCCTGGCGAAGGTACCGCATTTCCATCCGGACTGGCAGTTCTACGACGAGATGTCCGAAATTCTGAAGGATGAGCCCGTCCCACCGCCGAAGGAACTTTCCATCAGTAATTACGATGCGGTGGTCAGTGTGGGGACCGGTATCCAGAAAGGCAGGATGCTGTCTATGGGCACCACTGTCAGCACAGTTATTCCCCGGCAAATTCGTACGTATCGCAAACGAAAGCAGCCATTGGATGATGTCGATATCAAGATCCAGAAGGACTACGAAGTGCCAACGGATCTGCAGCGGGATGTGGACCACTTCGCCGTTATTAATGCCGCCGAACCCAATACTAATGATTCGTCCGAGTCCGCGGACGAGATCTCCATCAGCAACGCCGATGAGGCAATGAGACACCTAAGAGCTCTCCAGGAGTACGCCATGATTCACGATAATTTCCGGGCCATAGGACTGCTAATACAGGCGGAGCACGCCATTCAATATCCAGCCCAAATCAAAGACTTCGAGGTGGATCAAACTTAG
- the LOC6736243 gene encoding uncharacterized protein LOC6736243 isoform X2 — MVVALESRGMTDIDAIQLDRKFRNLKKTYYSIRSKLLAKVPHFHPDWQFYDEMSEILKDEPVPPPKELSISNYDAVVSVGTGIQKGRMLSMGTTVSTVIPRQIRTYRKRKQPLDDVDIKIQKDYEVPTDLQRDVDHFAVINAAEPNTNDSSESADEISISNADEAMRHLRALQEYAMIHDNFRAIGLLIQAEHAIQYPAQIKDFEVDQT, encoded by the coding sequence ATGGTCGTTGCCCTTGAAAGCCGGGGAATGACAGATATCGATGCCATTCAGCTGGATCGAAAATTTAGGAACCTGAAGAAGACCTACTACAGCATAAGGAGCAAGCTCCTGGCGAAGGTACCGCATTTCCATCCGGACTGGCAGTTCTACGACGAGATGTCCGAAATTCTGAAGGATGAGCCCGTCCCACCGCCGAAGGAACTTTCCATCAGTAATTACGATGCGGTGGTCAGTGTGGGGACCGGTATCCAGAAAGGCAGGATGCTGTCTATGGGCACCACTGTCAGCACAGTTATTCCCCGGCAAATTCGTACGTATCGCAAACGAAAGCAGCCATTGGATGATGTCGATATCAAGATCCAGAAGGACTACGAAGTGCCAACGGATCTGCAGCGGGATGTGGACCACTTCGCCGTTATTAATGCCGCCGAACCCAATACTAATGATTCGTCCGAGTCCGCGGACGAGATCTCCATCAGCAACGCCGATGAGGCAATGAGACACCTAAGAGCTCTCCAGGAGTACGCCATGATTCACGATAATTTCCGGGCCATAGGACTGCTAATACAGGCGGAGCACGCCATTCAATATCCAGCCCAAATCAAAGACTTCGAGGTGGATCAAACTTAG